In Felis catus isolate Fca126 chromosome A3, F.catus_Fca126_mat1.0, whole genome shotgun sequence, a single genomic region encodes these proteins:
- the BPIFB4 gene encoding BPI fold-containing family B member 4, with the protein MWTAWCVAALSVAALCGTHAETNTVLRVTKDVLSNAISGTLQQSDALRSALREVPMGVGGIPYNDFHVRERPPKYTNGKQLGGNYKYGHIETNDNTAQLGGKYRYGEILESDGSIRDLRKGDYRNADNAYGGHRGRGQYRSAEGAAAVGRLHRRELRPGEIPPGVATGALGPGGLLGTGGMLAADGILSGQGGLLGGGGLLGDGGLLGGGGVLGVLGEGGILSTVQGITGLRIVELTLPRVSVRLLPGVGVYLSLYTRVAINGKSLIGFLDIAVEVNITAKVRLTMDRTGYPRLVVERCDTLLGGIKVKLLRGLLPNLVDNLVNRVLANVLPDLLCPIVDVVLGLVNDQLGLVDSLVPLGILGSVQYTFSSLPLVTGEFLELDLNTLVGEAGGDLIDYPLGRPAVTPRQKMPELPPMGDNTNSQLAISANFLGSVLALLQKQGALDIDITDGMFEELPPLTTSTLGALIPKVFQQYPESRPLTIRIQVPNPPSVTLQKDKALVRVFATSEVMVSQPNDVETTICLIDVDTELLAMFSVEGDKLMIDAKLDKTHLNLRTSNVGNFDVGLLEVLVGKIFDLAFLPAMNAVLGSGVPLPKILNIDFSNADIDVLEDLLVLSA; encoded by the exons ATGTGGACAGCCTGGTGCGTGGCTGCTCTGTCTGTGGCAGCTCTCTGTGGCACCCACGCAGAAACAAACACTGTCCTCAGGGTTACCAAAGACGTGCTGAGCAATG CCATTTCAGGCACCCTGCAGCAGAGTGATGCTCTCCGCTCAGCCCTGAGAGAGGTGCCCATGG GTGTCGGTGGCATTCCCTACAACGATTTCCATGTTCGAGAGCGCCCCCCCAAATATACCAATGGCAAGCAGCTTGGCGGTAATTACAAGTATGGTCACATCGAGACCAATGACAACACTGCTCAGCTGGGGGGCAAATACAGATACGGTGAGATCCTTGAGTCAGATGGAAGCATCAGGGACCTCCGAAAAGGTGACTACCGCAATGCTGACAATGCATATGGCGGCCACAGGGGCCGTGGGCAGTACAGGTCGGCCGAAGGTGCGGCAGCCGTGGGCAGGCTTCACCGGAGGGAGCTGCGGCCCGGAGAGATACCACCCGGTGTAGCCACTGGGGCGCTGGGCCCAGGTGGTTTGCTGGGCACTGGGGGCATGCTGGCAGCCGATGGCATCCTGTCGGGCCAAGGTGGCCTGCTCGGAGGAGGTGGTCTCCTTGGTGATGGAGGACTTCTCGGAGGAGGTGGAGTCCTGGGCGTGCTTGGCGAGGGCGGCATCCTCAGCACCGTGCAGGGCATCACCGG GCTGCGCATCGTGGAGCTGACCCTCCCCCGAGTGTCCGTGCGGCTCCTGCCTGGTGTGGGCGTCTACCTGAGCTTGTACACCCGCGTGGCCATCAATGGGAAGAG TCTCATTGGCTTCCTGGACATCGCGGTGGAAGTGAACATCACGGCCAAGGTCCGGCTGACCATGGACCGCACAGGCTACCCTCGGCTAGTTGTAGAGCGATGTGACACCCTCCTGGGGGGTATCAAAGTCAAGCTGCTTCGAGG GCTTCTCCCCAACCTCGTGGACAACTTAGTGAACCGAGTCCTGGCCAACGTCCTCCCTGACTTG CTCTGCCCCATCGTGGATGTGGTGCTGGGTCTTGTCAACGACCAGCTGGGTCTCGTGGACT CTCTGGTTCCTCTGGGGATATTGGGAAGTGTTCAGTATACCTTCTCCAGCCTCCCGCTCGTGACCGGGGAATTCCTGGAGCTGGACCTCAAC aCTCTGGTCGGGGAGGCTGGAGGAGATCTCATTGACTATCCACTGGGGCGACCAGCCGTGACTCCCAGACAAAAGATGCCAGAATTACCCCCCATGGGCGACAACACCAACTCCCAACTGGCCATTTCTGCCAACTTCCTGGGCTCAGTGTTGGCCCTCCTGCAGAAGCAGGGGGCACTGGATATCGACATCACCGACGGCATG TTTGAAGAACTTCCCCCTCTCACCACGTCCACGCTGGGAGCTCTGATTCCCAAG GTGTTCCAGCAGTACCCCGAGTCCCGCCCACTCACCATCAGGATCCAAGTACCGAACCCGCCTTCAGTGACGCTGCAGAAAGACAAGGCACTGGTGAGGGTGTTCGCCACCTCcgaggtcatggtctcccagccCAATGACGTCGAGACCACCATCTGCCTCATCGATGTG GACACAGAACTCTTGGCCATGTTTTCCGTGGAGGGGGATAAGCTGATGATCGACGCCAAGCTGGACAA GACTCACCTCAACCTCAGAACCTCAAACGTAGGCAACTTTGAT GTTGGCCTCTTGGAGGTGCTGGTGGGGAAGATCTTCGACCTGGCGTTTCTGCCCGCCATGAACG